In Castanea sativa cultivar Marrone di Chiusa Pesio chromosome 6, ASM4071231v1, a single window of DNA contains:
- the LOC142641145 gene encoding BON1-associated protein 2-like: protein MASTLSRTLEITVISGEDLRNDRRPIKKNAFVVVRTDSYNSRRTDMDTDGGSYPKWNEKLVVDLPMHAQFITLEVQCKTSLGDKIVGTARIPVSDFVGGYVPESYLHFLSYRLRDHKGERNGIVNISVRVKVPEYASCSRTELGIPMVMGVAWGQRNFGGGIVTGVPVL from the coding sequence ATGGCGAGCACGTTATCACGTACCCTTGAAATCACAGTGATATCTGGGGAAGACCTACGAAACGATCGAAGACCCATCAAGAAGAATGCTTTCGTTGTTGTCCGAACCGATTCTTACAACTCTCGTAGGACAGATATGGATACTGACGGCGGGAGCTATCCAAAGTGGAACGAAAAACTCGTGGTGGACTTGCCAATGCATGCACAGTTTATAACGTTGGAGGTTCAATGCAAGACTTCGTTGGGCGATAAAATTGTGGGGACTGCAAGAATTCCGGTCTCAGATTTTGTTGGGGGCTACGTGCCCGAGAgttatttgcattttttaagTTACAGGTTGAGAGATCACAAAGGCGAGAGGAATGGGATTGTGAATATCTCTGTGAGAGTTAAGGTCCCAGAATACGCATCGTGTTCGAGAACAGAGTTGGGAATTCCTATGGTGATGGGAGTGGCTTGGGGGCAGAGGAATTTTGGTGGTGGGATTGTTACTGGGGTTCCAGTTTTGTGA
- the LOC142641095 gene encoding BON1-associated protein 2-like, whose protein sequence is MASTLLCTLEITVISGEDLRNNRRPIKKNAFVVVRTDSYNSRRTDMDTDNGSYPKWNEKLVVDMSMHAQFITLEVQCKTSLGNKTVGTTRIPVSDFVGGYVPESYLHFLSYRLRDQNGERNGIVNISVRVKVPEYASCSRTELGIPLGMGVALGQRNFGGGIVTGVPVLCTCPGKY, encoded by the coding sequence ATGGCAAGCACGTTATTATGTACGCTTGAAATCACAGTGATATCTGGGGAAGACCTACGAAACAATCGAAGACCCATCAAGAAGAATGCTTTCGTTGTTGTCCGAACAGATTCTTACAACTCTCGCAGGACAGATATGGATACTGACAACGGGAGCTATCCAAAGTGGAACGAAAAACTCGTGGTGGACATGTCAATGCATGCACAGTTTATAACGTTGGAGGTTCAATGCAAGACTTCGTTGGGCAATAAAACTGTGGGGACGACAAGAATTCCGGTCTCAGATTTCGTTGGCGGGTACGTGCCCGAGAGTTATTTGCATTTTTTGAGTTACAGGTTGAGAGATCAAAATGGCGAGAGGAATGGGATTGTGAATATCTCTGTGAGAGTTAAGGTCCCTGAATATGCATCGTGTTCGAGGACAGAGTTAGGAATTCCTTTGGGGATGGGAGTGGCTTTGGGGCAGAGGAATTTTGGTGGTGGGATTGTTACTGGGGTTCCAGTTTTGTGTACCTGTCCTGGAAAATATTGA